The DNA window GCGCACCCACGTGCCCGCCTGGTCGTCGCCGGGCGCGCCGGTGTGGCCGTCCGGCATCGGATGCGCCAGGCGGCTGTGGCTTTGCGCGCCGCGCTGCCAGTGGAACTGCACCTTCACGCGATGGTCGCGGTCGGTGTGGATCGGCGCGCCGGGCGGGCCGACCACGATGGCGGTCTGCTGCCCGTGAATGGTAGGGCGCGGATGGAGCAGTTGGCCGTGGGCGTCCGTGCCGCTGGAGCGGTATGGGATGTTGCTGCGGATGGCGTCGATGCGGTTGCGGTACAAAGGCCGTTCGCCCATGGCTTTGCCCACCGCGTGCAGGCTGGTCTTTTCTTCCTCGCCGATCAAGGCGTCGAGCAGGCCCTGGCCGAGCCGCTGCATCAGGCTCGACTTCAGGTCCGCACTGAGATTGTTATGCATCAGGTGTACTGTGCGCACGATCAGGAAGCTGCGTTCGTCGTCGCTGCCGGCCAGATCGAACTGGGCTTGGCCGGTGAGGGCGAACGTGGTACCGGGCGCGAGCGTGCGCACGGTGCCGGCGCCTACATGGATCTCCTTGCTGGCCTCGAAGACCTGCAACTGGTTATCGGCGATGCGCTGGCCTTGTTCGCGCGACTGGTATGCGTAGGCGCCCGGGGCGTCGCGGCTGACCAGCGGGGCGCTGTCGCCGCCGTCCGCGCTGGCGGCGCCGACCGGACGGGTGTCGAGCGAGCGGTAGTCCCAGCTGCTCAGCTCGATGGCGTTGGTTTGCAGGCGCAGCTCGGTGCGCCAGCGGTCCAGCGTGTCCTCCCGCATCGTCGCGCCGGGCTGGCTGAAGGCGATGCTGGCCTGGGCGTTGGGCTTGAAGCTGCCGTTGTGGTCGGCGATGACCATCGTGTGGCTGCCCAGGCCGGGGCTGGCGGCGTCGCCGGTGTGCTCGAAATAATCGAACAGGCCTTCCTCGTGCATCAGGCGCCGGGCAAAGGCGAGGTCGCTTTCCTGGTACTGGGTGGTGATGCTGCGCTTGGGATAGACGGCGCGGTCGAGGATGTCGAAGCGCCACGCCGGCACTAGCTTGCCCTGGCCCTGGTAGGCGCTAAAAATGGTATCGAGGATGTCGAACACCGTCATGTCCTGGAAGATGCGGCTGTCGCGCCCGCGCGCGAGGAAGGCGGTCCAGGGTTCGACGGTGAGGTTGTAACGGGCGAAGCCGCCGTTGGCGCCGGCCATGTCGATGGCGGTGACGTGGCCGTGGAACGGTCGCAATTGGTCGCGGCTGGCGGCGGTCATCAGTTCCAGCAGCACCGGCTGGCCGATCAGCGATTTCAGCGAAATGGCGGCGTCGGTCGACAGCGCAGCGATCTTAAAGCTGAAGCCGATGCCGATGCCTTCCTCGCCGCGCACGCATTCAGCCAGCAGCACGTCGGCGCCGAGTGGCGTGGTGAGTTTAAGTATCCGCGTACTTTGCGTGAAGCCGGCGAGCAGGGAGGCGGACGAGCTGTTTTGCGACGAAACCGGTTCTGACATGTTACTTCTACTCCAGATATGCCGCGCTGGTACCTCCAACGCCGGGCTAGATATAATCCATGCAAGATTACACCCTAGAAAGTACTGTTTGACAAGTGCGATTCGATTGAAGAGGTGGCAGAACGGGAGTCTGTCACTTAGGGTCACGCACAATATGGCCTGGGTCTTGTGATCTAGCGCCTGGTCTTGGTTACCATGTCCACGTAGACCGTCGGACGCTGCGGGTCGAAATGTTTCGGCAAGTGGTAATAGACGAACCATCCCCTCGTCAGAAAAGCCAGAGCCATCATATCGATAGGAATTGAGAAAATTCCAAGGAAAATGTGCGGGAAAGGCAGGCCTACAAATCCCACGATAGTTTTTGCAAATGGCATTGTGCCGAAGGCTAGGCCGGCGAATAAGAGAAAATATCCTGCGTTCGGAAATAGACTGAGCCTATATTTCTTCTCTAATAGGCGCACATCATTCTTCTGCAGATAGAACGTTTGCTTGTTCCGGACTTGATAAAGCTGGCCCAGCAGTTGCGGATCGTTCCTGACATCCTGGTACATGCGCCAGATTTTCGTGCTGAGCGTGGCAATGACACCCAGATAAACAATG is part of the Oxalobacteraceae bacterium OTU3CAMAD1 genome and encodes:
- the vgrG gene encoding type VI secretion system tip protein VgrG — protein: MSEPVSSQNSSSASLLAGFTQSTRILKLTTPLGADVLLAECVRGEEGIGIGFSFKIAALSTDAAISLKSLIGQPVLLELMTAASRDQLRPFHGHVTAIDMAGANGGFARYNLTVEPWTAFLARGRDSRIFQDMTVFDILDTIFSAYQGQGKLVPAWRFDILDRAVYPKRSITTQYQESDLAFARRLMHEEGLFDYFEHTGDAASPGLGSHTMVIADHNGSFKPNAQASIAFSQPGATMREDTLDRWRTELRLQTNAIELSSWDYRSLDTRPVGAASADGGDSAPLVSRDAPGAYAYQSREQGQRIADNQLQVFEASKEIHVGAGTVRTLAPGTTFALTGQAQFDLAGSDDERSFLIVRTVHLMHNNLSADLKSSLMQRLGQGLLDALIGEEEKTSLHAVGKAMGERPLYRNRIDAIRSNIPYRSSGTDAHGQLLHPRPTIHGQQTAIVVGPPGAPIHTDRDHRVKVQFHWQRGAQSHSRLAHPMPDGHTGAPGDDQAGTWVRVATPMAPVAGANWGSSALPRIGQEVLIDFLEGNIDRPVVLGTVYNGRGQADAQHNQVAGGAGVATGNAPAWFPGEAGGHAHPAALSGIKTQAIQSSQGGSGAYNQLVFDDSPGQSRVGLQRHATAHQGTAELNLGHLLHQSDNQRLKAAGFGAELKTEHSIAVRAGKGVLLSTDARGSATGSQMDSKEAITQLEESFQLQTDLVEMAQKHNAKLKDEPAPAELPSIKQVKHVGEVLSGTDGGSSSDSGGQSESLKAAAYTEAHAQLSSPTGIVAATPANALLASGKTGNLSAGHDINFAAQGNTLHAVAAGIGLFTYGKATNAEKPNKEIGIRLHAASGKVSAQSQSDETKLTADKALTVTSVAKSITASAKQYLALTSQGASLKMEGGNIMLHGPGTITFKASSKELTGPSSSSSELKLPAVGKLAECSSAQSDAATGGASAI